The nucleotide sequence CGCGGCCAGGCTCACCGCTTCCATCAGGGAGGGCAGGACCACGACGTGGGCCATCGCGTACACGCGAGGCATCTCCATGTGGGGGACGTTGCCGAGGTCGACCACGTATCCCGCCTCTGTCAAGGGTTGCAGGACGGTCATGACCTGTCGCGCATATCGCGGGTCGGTATTGAATGCCGAGGCCGACCCCGCGAAGACGAAGCGCCAGCGGACGTCAGGTCGCTGCTGCACCAACAGTCGAGCGGCCAGGGCGAAATAGAGGACCCCGTTCTTCTCGACCATGCGACGCGGGCACAAGACGACCGCATCACCGTCCACGGGCCGCAGCGGACGGACGGAGGGGCTGAAGACCTCCGGGTCCACGCCGTTGGGAATGTACCGCAACAGGTGCGGCGGGAAATGCCATAGGGCCCTGGACTGTGCCTCGATCTCCCGGCTCACCGCTATCACCGCTCGCACGCCGGAGTAGAGCAGCCTTGCCGCCATCCGACCCGAGCGCGTGCGGGCATCCACGAGAAAAGCGGAACTGTGGTTGGTCCAGACCCAGGGGACCCCATGTACCCTGGAAAACCACGCGGCGCCCATGGAGGAGTCCCGGTAGTCGTGCTGGTGGACGATCAGGGGCCGTCCTGCCTCGTGCAATCGCCGTAGCCCCCGCACGACCGCTCGGGCCCGTTGCCACAGCCTGTGATAACGGGACCCCCCCGAAGGGTAGCGGAGCCTGACTACAGGGGGTGACATGGATGGCTCCCACTCCAGCCGCGGTTCGCTCCGGCTGGCATCGCCCACGGGCTGGAGGACCATGACTTCGTGTCCGAGGGCCTCGATGGCCCTGGCGAGGTGGTAGACGTGGGCCGCGATCCCGCCGATGTTGGGCAGGTAGTCTGTGGAAAGCATCACGACCCGCGGCGCCCGCGCGGTCGCGCCCTGGCGCTCCAATCAGCTCCCCCCTTCCCTCGCCGTCGCGCGTTTGTCGGCTCCGGCGCCGAAAGGAAGCATCCCCCGCCGCCGGAGGATGGTGAGCATGGCCAGCGTCACGAAGGCTTCGGTGGAGGTGACGGCCACCGCCATCCCCGCCGGCCCGTGGGAGGGGGCCAGCACCCACGCCAGCAGCACGTTGACGACTCCGGCAGCGGCCACCGTGAGCGTGAAGCTGCGCTCCAGCCCCAGCGGTATCATCCACTGCGTGCCGAGCACGTTGTTGGCGGCGGAGAGGGGCATGAGGAGCGCCAGTATGCGTACTACCGGTATGGCGGGCTCATATCCCGGCCCGAAGAGGAGGCGAACCAGCACGGGAGCCAGTACGATGACGCCGGCGGCCATCAGGCATCCTGCAGCGGCCATGGCGACGAGACTCAGGCGCGCGAGACGATGCGCACGGGTGCGATCCTCGGAGACGAGATGGCTGATGTGCGGAAACAACGCCTGGCTCAGCGGCCCGAAGAGGCCGAGGGCAGCACGCACCACTTTGTCTGCCGCGGCATAAAACCCGACCAGCGAAAACGGGACCAGGAGCCCCAGCGGCAGCGTGTTGAGCGTCGTGTAGAGGTTGTTGGTGAGCCGCAGCAAGAACAGTACCGACCCTGCCTTCAACGCCTTCCGGGTGCCCTCCAGGGTGGGCGTCCGCCAGGACAGATCCCGGTACATGAGCGCCGTCGTGACGACCGTGACCACCGCCGACGTGACAGCCTGCAGGGCCAGCACGACAGGGCCGTCTGCCGGTGCGCGGACGGCGAGAAAGATAGCGCCGGCCGCGACCACTCGGCCGGCGAAATCGAGGGCCGCGGGTACCTGGAGCTGTTCGCGGCCCTGGAAGTACCACAGCGGGTTGAATCCCTGGAACACGGCCGCGCCCACGGCCCATACCAGGTAAGCCGTACCGCCGTGGAAGCTGGGAATCCACCGCGGCCCGGCGAGCGAGAGCGCCAGGACGGGCACCACCAGCACGAGCTTGGAGCCGAGCACTTCCGCCGCGATACGACTCAAGGCGGCGGGGGAGGCCCGAAGCTGCGCGACCTCCCGTGTGGCGGAAAGCCCGAATCCGTACTCGAGCAGCAACGCGATCCAGAAGCTGAAGGCCTGGTAGAAGGCGAGCCGGCCAAAGCTCTCCGGCCCAAGCACCCGGGTCAGGTAAGGCAGGGTAACGAGTGGCACGACGTAGGTCGCAAAGCGTACGGCGTAGAGCGCGGTAGCGTTCCTGACCACCGGATGGGACAGCGACCGAAGGAGCAGGCCTCCGTACCTTCCGTATCCTCCCTCGCCGAGCCGGCCGGCCGCCGGATCTGCCGTGCGGGAGCCACCCTCCCCACGCCGAGCGGGAACCGGGCAGGCTGCTCCTGGGGTCACGCCCGTACCCACGCCTCTTCCGGCAGCCCCCAGAGCATCCCGGTCAACAGCCACATATAAGGGAAGACGAAGTCTGGAACCGCCGCGCTCTGCAACAACACCACCGTCAGCAGGGTGAGGGCGAGAATGGGGGCGCCCCGGGTTAGACCCCGCCAGGCGGCCCACGCCATACTCCCGTACAGTATCGCGAAACCCGCGATCCCGAGGTTGGCCAGGGTATTGGACGCCAGGTCCTTGGTGCGCAGCGTACCGGCACCCCAGCCCAGCAGCGGGCGCTGCAGCCACAGCTTGAGCCCTCCGAAGAGCGCTGACTTGCGTTCCTCACCCGAGTCGGTGGAGCCCTTCTGTACCCCCTTGCGGGCGAGTGCATCGACAATCTCCCGGCCTACGCTCCGGTGTTGCCGGTAGGCCGGCCCTTGCCGGGGCGCGAGAGCCTGCCGCTCCCCTCCTGCCGCCTGAGGCGTGACGGCGGCTGTGAGGCCTGGCGCGGCCAGCAGCAGGGCCGCTCCGACCATGGCGGTCCCCGTCCACAGGATGGCCCGCCTTGGCCTGCTCGGCGGCACGAGGGCCGACCCGGCGAGCGCCAGCACACCGCCCACCCCCAGCCCGAGCATGCCGGTCGTGGAAAAAGAGGCCATGGCCGAGACGACCAGGGCAGCGGTCAGCCACGGGTTAGCCCACGCAGCGCTCAGGAGAGCGGTCGGCACCATGAACATGGCGTACATCGACGGCTCGGGGAACGTGCTGTTGACCTGCTTGAGCGGGCCTGCCATGGCCCCGGCCACCATGGCGAAGGTCGGGTTGTCGTTGAAAAGCCGCGGATACCCCCACCCCAGGTAATGGCTCACCAGCTGGATGCCTCCCCATGCGGCGGCCGCCACAGCTCCCCAGAGCCACGGGCCAGCCACTGCCCGAACGAGAACCCCGGCGCGCCGGGCACCGTCACTCGAAACGCCGAAACCCCGGGGCCACAGCCCGGCGCACGCCCGGGTCTCTCGGTACGCCACGGCCGCCACCAGTACCATGGCGTAAAGGTACAGAAGGTGGAAGAGGCGCTTGCCTGGGTCGAGCAGCTCGACCCCCCTGGGCACGCCCCCCGCGCCACCCTCCGACAGTGCCCTGGCCGGCCCGGCGCCCAGCTCCCACCCCAGGGTTACCGTCGCCACCCACGCTGCGACGAGCCACGCAAGCCGGCGTCTGTCGCCGTCCGTAGCCAGACCGGGATGCTTCCCCGTGCCCTGCGGCCTGGCTCTCACCCGGCCCCACAGCCACTCCCCCACGGCCCGCAAGAGGTACAGCGCCGCGAACCATTGGTACGGCTGCACGCCATAGTCGAACCGCTGGACGATGACGACGGCGGTGGAGGGAAAGGCCGCCCCGAAGAGCAGGCCTGCGAAGATCGCGCGACTGCCGCGCCAAAACAGCACGACCCCTGCCAGCAGGAAGAAGAGGCCGGCCGGCGTCACGACCATGGTCGGTTGCACCAT is from Limnochorda sp. L945t and encodes:
- a CDS encoding flippase, whose translation is MVRNATALYAVRFATYVVPLVTLPYLTRVLGPESFGRLAFYQAFSFWIALLLEYGFGLSATREVAQLRASPAALSRIAAEVLGSKLVLVVPVLALSLAGPRWIPSFHGGTAYLVWAVGAAVFQGFNPLWYFQGREQLQVPAALDFAGRVVAAGAIFLAVRAPADGPVVLALQAVTSAVVTVVTTALMYRDLSWRTPTLEGTRKALKAGSVLFLLRLTNNLYTTLNTLPLGLLVPFSLVGFYAAADKVVRAALGLFGPLSQALFPHISHLVSEDRTRAHRLARLSLVAMAAAGCLMAAGVIVLAPVLVRLLFGPGYEPAIPVVRILALLMPLSAANNVLGTQWMIPLGLERSFTLTVAAAGVVNVLLAWVLAPSHGPAGMAVAVTSTEAFVTLAMLTILRRRGMLPFGAGADKRATAREGGS
- a CDS encoding glycosyltransferase family 4 protein → MERQGATARAPRVVMLSTDYLPNIGGIAAHVYHLARAIEALGHEVMVLQPVGDASRSEPRLEWEPSMSPPVVRLRYPSGGSRYHRLWQRARAVVRGLRRLHEAGRPLIVHQHDYRDSSMGAAWFSRVHGVPWVWTNHSSAFLVDARTRSGRMAARLLYSGVRAVIAVSREIEAQSRALWHFPPHLLRYIPNGVDPEVFSPSVRPLRPVDGDAVVLCPRRMVEKNGVLYFALAARLLVQQRPDVRWRFVFAGSASAFNTDPRYARQVMTVLQPLTEAGYVVDLGNVPHMEMPRVYAMAHVVVLPSLMEAVSLAALEAMAMRRAVVATDVGGLPEVVRDGQTGLLVPAGDPNALARAILELQEHPVRRQQLAEAAHALVTREYTWSHVARKTVTLYHEVMGIRHESAPGQYPLSSPHGGGC